CAAGATATGCTGGACAATTATCTTTATCTTCATTTGATCAGAAGACATTTAATGACACACACCACTTCTCACACACCAGTATACAGAAAAAAGtgcttatttttaatacatCCACATAAGATATCTTTCCATGTATACGCCATGCTGTAAGTGTTGCagaaacaagagagaaataaaaagagttaATATTAAAGTCATAAATCAATTTAATGGGAATCTTTTAACTTCTCAGAAATATACAAATTGAACCAACATGAGGAAAAAGTGGCAATGACTATGTAGTCTTAACTACAAAGTACAGAAATAAGACTTTCAACAAAATGTAGTTTTCTTTcaagcaaaactattttaattctattCAATTCAGCCTATACCCCAAGAGGTTCTTTCAAGTTACCAAAGGTGCAAATACGATCTCTAACATTTTTTCCTGAAGCACCTACAAAGATGCATGAAACAAGAAATTATAACTACAATGTGaattttttcttatgattatCACAAGTCTCCACCAGCAAGACCTAAAGTCAGCAccaataccaaaaaaaaatcaaactgcaTTTTACACCTGAAATGATGCATACTAATACATCTTGCCCCCCAGTTCCTCTCCTACCCCCCAATGTTTCtgctattttcaaaattttatcttCATATGTAAGGCACaagtttataaaacaaagaaagcaaccCAGCAGTTTTGGTAATTCCCAAAAAGACTACCATGCACATTAGTTCCTTCAAAATGTCAGGTTGTATATATActgttttatgttcattttggCTATGGTAAAACAACTTGATTAACATTCTATGCCGATTTGCTGCATAATTCTGACAATCATTTCATTAATATGCTGTGAGCTAAGGTCATAACCTTGCATGCAGGACCCTATGTGCTAAAACCATGAAACTCTCACATGGACACTTACATCTTAATTTATAATGCTTCTACAACAGCTGAATGCCTATTATTATCAATGATTGGGTTGTGCTATCCTAATAGTAATAGCAGCATCTTCAACTGATCAAATACCATACGCACACACGACTAAGCACAAAGCACACCAACATTTATAAAAAAGTCATATGCACTTTTCTCACATCAACACAATCACCCATTTTCTAGCAACCAAAAAACATCATGTCTTCTGTTttaagcctggctttgttttgttggtgtCACCAAAAAGACTTCGAATCATGATGACCTGTATGAGGCCCACAGTGACCATGACAAATAACTGCACAGCAGACAACACATTGACTCGAATGAAATTTGCCTCTGCAATGTTCCGGTCTCGGGCTTCATGTACTTTGATGAGATTCTGAATCTGTATAGACTTGTCAAGGTTTCCTTTAGCCCGTTCAATGATGCCCTATCAGCAAATATAACATGTTTATTAGAGTCATCATTTTTTCCCACATACAATTGTTCATATCTATAACAAATGAGAAGAATGGAATTTGTACAAGACCTACACAGTTTTAGTTTGCCTCCACTAGACATCAGCTATACAGGCAGAAAAGACcaagataaaaatgattttaaaaaaaacaacaggagattcaatttttaaacaaatagcTGCACGACTGTAAACATGGTGacttaaataaacacaagaaatgAAGTTAATTAACCTGTATACAATtagatgaaatataaaataagaccTAATGCTAATCATCATCGCTAGGATTTCAACCAAACCTTGAATTCTTCCACTGTCAGGTCAACCATACCCACGACCTCTTCATGGTTTATGttccaatcatcatcatcttcatcatcatcatagtctGAGATAATCTCAAAGAACACTACCTTTGGCGACATGCGACTAAAGGTATTGTCAAAGCAGAACTTATACTCTCCTTCTACATCAGCATTCACTCTGGAAGCAAAAACAATCcacatttctaaatttattGCAGCCTCATCATTTCCAGACATCATTTGAAATACCAAGaaatttccacatttttttctaaatgaccAGAATGCAGCAATGTCAGTGAAAgaagtaaattttataaatagttaTACAACATAGCTGcttaaaaaagattttcaaaaacaGAATATTGACAAAGCAAACTTAGGATACTGATGctcatcaattaaaaaaaaaaatcaactactCAGATAGTTAAACAATGTCACAAAAAAAGCTAGTACTTTCTTACAATAAATAAAGTACTAAAGATATAAGTGAATAGGATAAATGGCCACTGATCCACCAGGAGTCATAAAATTTATACATCTTATAAATCAAgcagtgggggggggggggggatattcGTCATTTTCAGACAGACCTTATACATATCCAtaccatttgtttttttttaatcctcacCAAGGAGTAGTCTTTACATCTCTGGGTAGGTCATCATCTTCAGGTTAATGTATGCTGTTCAAAagcatatttgtttttctaattctactattattattatgcagaGATAAATGCACAGAGCTTATATTGTTACTGTAATTTGAGAGGTTAATAATGAGAGACATGATGGAGGTAGGGCAAGTTTAATGGAGGAAACTTATCTTCCCTTCATTGCAATTTACTGTGTTCTGCAGTCAGGGTATGGAACATCTTAAAGGATTATCACTGCATTATCTCCccttaacttaaaaaaatgctaaGCCCCTCCTCCTTCAACCTCTTACCATTCCCTACATCTGCTGCTCAAAAGCAGCGGTTAACAGGTTAGAAAAAGGGCATCTAGAGTGCACCATGTGCGAATGTTTCACTACACCAAGGCCATGCATGTCAGTTACTCATTAAACTTAACTACAATGACAAGATGTgacaatgaataaaatatgGGATAAATTACTCCAGCTACAATGCATATGCTTCTTGTGTGGTTGGATAACGATTtgacagtaaaataaatgtggattaactatataaagataaaacattcaaaacaagCTGAAATACCATGTTTAACCTGAAAAGTAATATAGCAGACGGCTAAAACTTATACAACCttttcaataaattattttatgttagaCACTCTTTATTTAGACAAGCAAATGTCAAATGACAGTTTTCTTCTATGCTGTTTCAAGCATAACTCACATTCCTATTTTGCTATAGACCTTAGCTCTTGAATTCTCTGCCCTGCAATGCATGACACTCCTCTTTTCTCTCATCTTTAAAATCTgactgaaaacatatttgttcagAAAGTATTACTTGTAAATAAGGCAGTTTGGTATTGTACTGTTTGCCTGAGTATGTAATGCCTGAAAGGTAGGATGCTTGTTGTTTTATGAATGGTGTACACAGCTGAATGTGTACCTAGTAAAGCAGAATAGGTGACAAACTGATGATggtcattattatcattaaataaaacacaagtcACAAGTAAAATCAGGCAAAATAAAgacttaatgttaattttttacTGACTTCagaacattttctgtctttcggGTTTCCATATGCATGATTCGACCATCTGGAGACTGCAAAGTAAAGTCAATATCAAGATCGCCTCCATCAATCACCTGAAAAAAATTTTGCACAACTgtcatcaataaataaaacattgcagCACCATTAAAACTGTAGTATTTTAAggaatacattatatatttttcatgttaacaattttttcttttttttaagaataacaaatacaacatCACCATATGTAGTAGCATTAATCTAAAGCTCACAATTACTGTTGACCatttttataaaacacacacacacagaaaggacAACCAGCTTaaacaagttttgaaaaaattaaaaggaagtTTAAATGGTCACTTTATTTCAAAGATTTCTACACTGTAAAAATTCTTCTCTCCATAATTCTGATCTATGAGACTCATACCCAGTCACAATCTGGGCCAAAGCAGTAACAATTTCTTTGGGCTCTATTAGGCTGCTGCAGTGTAGTGCAGCTGCTTTTGCTTTAcgttttatctttcttttttttttttttgggcttTTCGTGTACTGAAACTCttctttgtttgaaatgtcATCATTTTCCTGCTGATTTTCTAAACgttatcatttgttttctaatttagGTACCACAATGTAAAGCAAAACTTGTCGGTTTCACGTTTAACAACTCTCCTTGTTTTGCTATCATTCTAAGAGGACGAAGTCAACTTGGAATTTTTGTCAAAGAAGTATCTCCTCTAAAATTTCTTGATCATTTAACTTTAATAAGTTAACTATGTTAT
This is a stretch of genomic DNA from Pomacea canaliculata isolate SZHN2017 linkage group LG3, ASM307304v1, whole genome shotgun sequence. It encodes these proteins:
- the LOC112560524 gene encoding transmembrane emp24 domain-containing protein 5-like, whose amino-acid sequence is MEGWKLVVVSVVFCTTFYRHVHTFEIDLTIEIRAGVKECFWQHIKRESSAELEYQVIDGGDLDIDFTLQSPDGRIMHMETRKTENVLKVNADVEGEYKFCFDNTFSRMSPKVVFFEIISDYDDDEDDDDWNINHEEVVGMVDLTVEEFKGIIERAKGNLDKSIQIQNLIKVHEARDRNIAEANFIRVNVLSAVQLFVMVTVGLIQVIMIRSLFGDTNKTKPGLKQKT